In one window of Henckelia pumila isolate YLH828 chromosome 1, ASM3356847v2, whole genome shotgun sequence DNA:
- the LOC140876103 gene encoding probable 2-oxoglutarate-dependent dioxygenase AOP1, translating into MGSLSLHKLAIIEFTDENTKPGTESWSKSCQEVVSSLEKYGCFIANYDKITSEIHDGVFKALQDLFDLPTQTKVQNKSSKPLYGYVGQIPVVPLYESMGIDSANTLQGIQHFVDAMWPNGNHAGFSENLLVYTKLAAELELLVVKMVFESYGVDKHYESHVESANFLCRVMKYREPKTHENKLGFVSHTDKSFMSTIHQNQVDGLEIKAKDGEWFGVELTPASIVVMAGDAIMAWSNNRIQSPHHRVTMEGKEARYSIAQFSFMEGGIIQTPQEFIDGHDRPLKYKPFDHLEFLDFFSKEENRRLESAIKTYCGVN; encoded by the exons ATGGGTTCACTCTCACTTCACAAACTTGCAATCATCGAATTCACCGATGAAAACACGAAACCAGGGACAGAATCTTGGTCCAAATCTTGCCAAGAAGTAGTTTCTTCCTTGGAAAAATATGGTTGTTTTATTGCCAATTACGATAAAATCACCTCGGAAATACACGATGGGGTTTTCAAAGCATTGCAAGACTTGTTTGATCTTCCAACTCAAACCAAAGTTCAAAACAAATCCTCTAAGCCTTTGTATGGCTACGTGGGACAAATCCCTGTTGTTCCTCTCTATGAGAGCATGGGAATCGATAGCGCTAATACACTCCAAGGGATTCAACATTTCGTGGATGCCATGTGGCCAAACGGAAATCATGCAGGATTCAG tGAGAATCTCCTGGTGTACACTAAGTTAGCAGCAGAACTAGAACTTTTAGTGGTTAAAATGGTGTTCGAGAGTTATGGAGTGGACAAGCACTACGAATCCCACGTCGAATCCGCAAATTTTCTGTGTCGGGTCATGAAATACAGGGAACCTAAGACGCACGAAAACAAACTGGGATTTGTCTCTCACACGGACAAGAGTTTTATGTCCACGattcatcaaaatcaagtcgatGGCCTGGAAATCAAAGCCAAAGATGGTGAATGGTTTGGGGTCGAGCTTACTCCTGCGTCTATTGTGGTTATGGCAGGCGATGCAATCATG GCATGGAGCAATAATAGGATACAATCACCCCATCACAGGGTAACTATGGAAGGAAAAGAAGCAAGGTATTCCATTGCACAGTTCTCATTCATGGAAGGAGGTATCATTCAAACACCTCAAGAGTTCATCGACGGCCATGATCGTCCCTTGAAGTATAAGCCGTTCGATCATCTCGAGTTTCTCGATTTTTTCAGCAAAGAAGAGAATAGGAGACTTGAGTCTGCTATCAAAACTTACTGTGGTGTTAATTGA